The Insulibacter thermoxylanivorax genomic interval AGGATGGACAAGCGATGCGGACCTTGTGGACGAGGAGCGGCCAGTTCCAGTTGTCCGCGATGGAGGAACTGGAAGGATATGTGGTCCTGACCACATCCGAAGGGTATCCCGTTCGCTCGGCTGACGATGGTTATATCATGATTCCGGCGCATGCGGATTTTCAGATTGATGCTGCGGGCAATGTGACGTATACTGATGTAGACGGAGCGATTGTGGAAGCCGGACAGATCAAATTGATGCGGATCATGCGTCCTGAATTAATCACGGCGGTTGGCAGCAATCTATATGATGTAGCGGCCAACGTGCAGGATGCGGATAACGTCCTCCAGCAGGTGGATGATCCGGCCGGCGAAGGAATTGCCGTCAGACAATATCGCGCAGAGCAATCGAACGTTGATCTGGCAACGGAGTTGACCGAACTGATCATGGTGCAGCGTGCCTATCAGCTGAACGCCAGAGCACTGATCACCGGCGACACCATGATGAGTCTGGCTAACCAACTGCGCAGATAGTGAGTGAGAGGATTGCGATGACACAAGAACAAGCCAAAACCAAGCCAACACCGAGACCTGCAGCCAAGACTGAGGCCAAACCGCAAACCAGCAAAGCGAAAGTCCCCAAGCGCAAACGGGGGAAAACAACACTTCGAGTGGTGAAGTATGCAGGTATTCCGTTGTTATTCTTAATCTGCCTGTATATCGGTTTGTATATCGGGTACGTGAAGCTTGGCAAGCAGCCGGCATCGGAGATCTGGGAGTGGAAGACCTGGCGCCACATCTATGATCTCATATTTACCGATATCGATTGATCCGGGAACGGCCGTGATGTTGCTCATTTTGAGCATTGAGGAATCAAATAGAACCGTTGTAAGAAACTCTCGTGATCACGGGAGTTTTCTTTTATATTTTGCGTATTTACCAAGTTATTCATTATATGGAAGTGAGGTCCTGATCTAGGTGTCTGTAACGTCTTGTGGGATGGGTTGTGACGCGCTTGCTTTTCATCTTTTATTGGAAATTGTATAATGAAGGAGGTGTTTCTTACACCTTCTTCGGCTAGGAGGGCTGTTATGAATTTGCCGAATTGGATTACGTTGTTTCGTTTTGTGCTCATACCTGTATACGCCTATCTCATCTCGCAGCATATGCTCTACGAGGCTCTAGCCGTAGTGATCATCGCCGGGTTAACGGATGTGCTGGACGGCTATATCGCCCGCAAACGCCAGCAGATCACGACGATCGGCATCATGTTGGATCCACTGGCTGATAAGTTGTTGATGATCGCGGTGATCGTATCCTTCCTCTACTTGCGCTTCGTTCCTTGGGAGGCCGCCCTGGCGATCTTCATCCGGGAGATCGGCATGATCATCGGGGCCGGGATCTTCCATTTGCGAGGATATAAGACGGTACCGGCGAATGTGTTTGGGAAATTGACCACGGTGTTGTATTATTTGGTGATTTTGCTTTTCTTCCTGCAGGTGGACTTCGCCGTTCCTTACTTATGGTGCGTCATCGTCTTATCTTATCTCACGACGATCATCTATATCTTCCTGCAATTCCGTTCGATCAAAGAGCTGAGTGAGAGTAAACGAGCATCCTAACCCCATACTAAAAGAGCATATCCCTCCAGCACTGCAGGCTGGATGAATATGCTCCCTTATATGAACCTCTCTGCTGCAGCCAGAGAGGGACATTCTATATTGTTGCCGCAGGTTGATTTTTTATACGTTTATCATGGATAAGGAAGTGAAGGATATGCTCAATGCCTCGCAGATTAAGGAGATCATCCCGCATCGCTACCCGTTCCTTCTGGTGGATCGCATCATCGAGCTTGAACCGGGGAAGCGGGCTGTCGGGATCAAGAATGTGACGATTAATGAACCGTTTTTTCAGGGGCATTTCCCTGAGTATCCGGTCATGCCGGGAGTCCTCATAGCCGAAGCATTGGCGCAAGTCGGCGCGGTGGCCATGCTGTCTTTGGATGAATACAAGGGCAAGATCGGCTTCTTCGCAGGCATCGATCAATTCCGTTTCCGGGAACAAGTGAAACCCGGGGATACCCTGCAACTTGAACTGGAGATCACGCGTCTTAAGGGCATGATCGCTAAAGCGAAGGGCAAAGCAACGGTCGATGGCCGTGTCGCCGCTGAAGGTGAGCTGATGTTTGCGATCGGCGATGCCAAAGGCGAGTGATCGATGGCAGGACAAGCCCGTTATCTCGGATGTTGGAGGAGTTCGCAGCAGGATTAAGCAGCAGGCTTAGCATTAGGAATAGTCAGCAAGATTTGGCGGCTGCATTAGTCAGCGGGATCAACCATCGAGAGTTGGCAGCAGGATTAAGGTGTTCAGTGTTCTTGTCAGGAGAGAGTTCGCTTAGAATCACGAACAAGAAGCAGAAAAGGAGAGGAGTTGGATGAATATGACGAATTCCGCAGCAGTGGTATATGAACAATGGTTAAACGACCCCCTGATCGATGACGAGACGAAGGCTGAGCTGAAGAGCATTGCGGATCAGCCGGCGGAGATCGAGGATCGTTTCTTCCGTGAGTTAACCTTCGGAACAGGCGGTCTGCGCGGCGTGATCGGCGCGGGTACGAACCGGATGAACCGCTATATCA includes:
- a CDS encoding flagellar hook-basal body protein, whose translation is MNRTMISAAVSLNALQQKLDMIANNVANMNTVGYKRQEASFQDVLTSVLEQHPDTQLRGRHSPHGLTVGHGARLSGLRLDLSQGTLIATDNPLDLAIEGRGLFEVEVPLLDDEGNPVFDEDGQAMRTLWTRSGQFQLSAMEELEGYVVLTTSEGYPVRSADDGYIMIPAHADFQIDAAGNVTYTDVDGAIVEAGQIKLMRIMRPELITAVGSNLYDVAANVQDADNVLQQVDDPAGEGIAVRQYRAEQSNVDLATELTELIMVQRAYQLNARALITGDTMMSLANQLRR
- a CDS encoding DNA-directed RNA polymerase subunit beta, encoding MTQEQAKTKPTPRPAAKTEAKPQTSKAKVPKRKRGKTTLRVVKYAGIPLLFLICLYIGLYIGYVKLGKQPASEIWEWKTWRHIYDLIFTDID
- a CDS encoding CDP-alcohol phosphatidyltransferase family protein; the encoded protein is MNLPNWITLFRFVLIPVYAYLISQHMLYEALAVVIIAGLTDVLDGYIARKRQQITTIGIMLDPLADKLLMIAVIVSFLYLRFVPWEAALAIFIREIGMIIGAGIFHLRGYKTVPANVFGKLTTVLYYLVILLFFLQVDFAVPYLWCVIVLSYLTTIIYIFLQFRSIKELSESKRAS
- the fabZ gene encoding 3-hydroxyacyl-ACP dehydratase FabZ, which encodes MLNASQIKEIIPHRYPFLLVDRIIELEPGKRAVGIKNVTINEPFFQGHFPEYPVMPGVLIAEALAQVGAVAMLSLDEYKGKIGFFAGIDQFRFREQVKPGDTLQLELEITRLKGMIAKAKGKATVDGRVAAEGELMFAIGDAKGE